Genomic segment of Cucurbita pepo subsp. pepo cultivar mu-cu-16 unplaced genomic scaffold, ASM280686v2 Cp4.1_scaffold001161, whole genome shotgun sequence:
tcttaataatatctttaaatttttaaaaagtaaaaaaaaaataaaaatactatggttagttttggatgaaacCTGACCggttttgtttaaaaaatattcttgaaccttaaaaattttgattaatattttaaaaatttaaacaccATTATTGTAAATAGCATTAACAAatttacctttataaaaataaataaataaattttattgtcaattcatggacaaaaataatttataggtgactcatagattatctctattttttaaattcatgagtatttttgaaatatgacaGTAATCGGTCTCATACATTATCTCCactgatttttaaaattcatgagtatttttgaaatatgacaATAATTGTAACGGtcagagtatttttgaaatatgacaGTAAATGTAACGGTAATATCacgagtatttttgaaatatgataGTAACTATAATGGTAAAAAACATAATCGTTAAATATGATAGTAACCGTACACGGTAAAAAGTAACAATAATATcggagtatttttgaaacaagtaacgataatatcaatatttttgagaatttttttaaaaagttttaaatcttttttaaaaaatttaaagttattaataaattttttgaaaattttaaaaacatttttttttctgaaagtTAGAGGATATTTAGGATATTTCTGAATTAAaggtataaaattatttttaaaatttttttttaatctaaggtatttttgagataaaatataaaattaaatattttagtgaGCCAGGCGTTCTAAATGCATGTCAGCCTCACAAATCTGCAAGCTTCCGTGGCCAGTCCAGCTTCCTCCCAACTCCCAACCATGGCCGCAACTTCCCTCCAcgtctcttcttcttccgctTCCCGCTAACAGAAGAATCGAATCCCAAACCTCTAAACCCCAATGGCGAAATTCTCAATTCGACCCCATAATAACCCCTTTCTCCCTCACCGCACTAACCCTCACAGTTCAATTTCCCACTCGGTTTCCGCCACTCGCTTGGTTTCTCACCCCCAACTCCTTCGATTAAGCCTCCGAGTTCGTTGTAGCAtcaaggagaaagaaaatgttaagGGCAACGAAGAACTTCCCCCTGTTCTTTCTGGGCTAAAAGTCGATGAATCGGAGCAAACTGAGTCTATTTCGAAATTTGAAAACGGTTTGAGCTCTGGAAATGGGATTGATGAAGTGGGTTTTGATTCGAATTGGCCGCCGTGGAAGAACGTTCCTGATAGATATAAAATGATAGGTACTACGGCGCTTGCCTTCGTTATTTGCAACATGGACAAGGTGGGTTCCTCTGTTTTTGTGACTTTTTGAATTtgggtttcaatttttctctaTGGTTTGTTCTATTTTAGGTGTTTTCGTGGGATTTATAGTTGGGTTTGTTGTGATTTTTGGCAGGTGAATTTAAGCGTTGCTATAATTCCAATGTCGCACCAGTTTGGATGGAATTCTTCTGTGGCTGGATTGGTTCAGTCATCTTTCTTTTGGGGTTATGCTTTGAGTCAGTTGCCTGGTGGGTGGCTCGCCAAGATATTTGGTGGGAGGTCAGTATTTAAGTATCNNNNNNNNNNNNNNNNNNNNNNNNNNNNNNNNNNNNNNNNNNNNNNNNNNNNNNNNNNNNNNNNNNNNNNNNNNNNNNNNNNNNNNNNNNNNNNNNNNNNNNNNNNNNNNNNNNNNNNNNNNNNNNNNNNNNNNNNNNNNNNNNNNNNNNNNNNNNNNNNNNNNNNNNNNNNNNNNNNNNNNNNNNNNNNNNNNNNNNNNNNNNNNNNNNNNNNNNNNNNNNNNNNNNNNNNNNNNNNNNNNNNNNNNNNNNNNNNNNNNNNNNNNNNNNNNNNNNNNNNNNNNNNNNNNNNNNNNNNNNNNNNNNNNNNNNNNNNNNNNNNNNNNNNNNNNNNNNNNNNNNNNNNNNNNNNNNNNNNNNNNNNNNNNNNNNNNNNNNNNNNNNNNNNNNNNNNNNNNNNNNNNNNNNNNNNNNNNNNNNNNNNNNNNNNNNNNNNNNNNNNNNNNNNNNNNNNNNNNNNNNNNNNNNNNNNNNNNNNNNNNNNNNNNNNNNNNNNNNNNNNNNNNNNNNNNNNNNNNNNNNNNNNNNNNNNNNNNNNNNNNNNNNNNNNNNNNNNNNNNNNNNNNNNNNNNNNNNNNNNNNNNNNNNNNNNNNNNNNNNNNNNNNNNNNNNNNNNNNNNNNNNNNNNNNNNNNNNNNNNNNNNNNNNNNNNNNNNNNNNNNNNNNNNNNNNNNNNNNNNNNNNNNNNNNNNNNNNNNNNNNNNNNNNNNNNNNNNNNNNNNNNNNNNNNNNNNNNNNNNNNNNNNNNNNNNNNNNNNNNNNNNNNNNNNNNNNNNNNNNNNNNNNNNNNNNNNNNNNNNNNNNNNNNNNNNNNNNNNNNNNNNNNNNNNNNNNNNNNNNNNNNNNNNNNNNNNNNNNNNNNNNNNNNNNNNNNNNNNNNNNNNNNNNNNNNNNNNNNNNNNNNNNNNNNNNNNNNNNNNNNNNNNNNNNNNNNNNNNNNN
This window contains:
- the LOC111786180 gene encoding probable anion transporter 6, chloroplastic encodes the protein MAKFSIRPHNNPFLPHRTNPHSSISHSVSATRLVSHPQLLRLSLRVRCSIKEKENVKGNEELPPVLSGLKVDESEQTESISKFENGLSSGNGIDEVGFDSNWPPWKNVPDRYKMIGTTALAFVICNMDKVNLSVAIIPMSHQFGWNSSVAGLVQSSFFWGYALSQLPGGWLAKIFGGRS